In one window of Parafrankia discariae DNA:
- a CDS encoding MarR family winged helix-turn-helix transcriptional regulator, whose protein sequence is MRAWRQLLRAHAHATRLLEAELEAAHQLPLASYDVLVQLAEAPGHQLRMSELAQKVLLSRSGLTRLVDRLEREGLVERRSCPSDARGTLATLTDAGLNRLRDASGTHLRGVARHVLDHFTPEEQDILGDLLSRLGGPEPPPAPGTGCGSGV, encoded by the coding sequence ATGAGGGCCTGGCGGCAGCTACTGCGGGCGCACGCGCACGCCACGCGGCTTCTGGAGGCCGAGCTCGAGGCCGCGCACCAGCTTCCGCTGGCCTCCTACGACGTTCTGGTGCAGCTCGCCGAGGCGCCCGGCCACCAGCTCCGGATGAGTGAGCTGGCGCAGAAGGTGCTGCTGTCCCGCAGCGGGCTGACCCGGCTGGTCGATCGCCTGGAACGGGAGGGCCTGGTGGAACGCCGGTCCTGCCCGTCGGACGCCCGCGGCACGCTGGCGACGCTCACCGACGCGGGGCTCAACCGGCTGCGGGACGCCTCGGGCACCCACCTCCGGGGGGTGGCGCGGCACGTTCTGGACCACTTCACTCCGGAGGAGCAGGACATCCTCGGGGATCTGCTGAGCCGGCTCGGCGGTCCGGAACCCCCGCCCGCGCCCGGCACCGGCTGCGGTTCCGGGGTCTGA
- the sigE gene encoding RNA polymerase sigma factor SigE: MAAQEFGAGSAVSDAAATPEVAGWVPPSWEDVVREHGNRVYRLAYRLTGNAHDAEDLTQDVFVRVFRSLADYTPGTFEGWLHRITTNLFLDRMRRQQKIRFDALPEDTERLAGREASPEAVYAESHLDADVEAALAALPPDFRAAVVLCDIEQLSYEEIAQTLGVKLGTVRSRISRGRAMLRAALADRAPRGMAVAADDGVSNAAAAPSTGSSQAQAETSGSWERPPAGATGATGAPGSGESQLAVDAAAVEPDRSGRRGRRTDRRRGPVSSAVGAEGGAPRERRA; encoded by the coding sequence GTGGCGGCGCAGGAGTTCGGGGCTGGTTCGGCCGTCTCCGACGCGGCCGCCACCCCAGAAGTAGCTGGTTGGGTGCCCCCGTCCTGGGAGGACGTGGTCCGGGAGCACGGTAACCGGGTGTATCGCCTTGCCTATCGTCTGACGGGCAACGCGCACGACGCCGAGGACCTCACCCAGGACGTCTTCGTCCGGGTGTTCCGCTCGCTGGCTGACTACACCCCCGGCACGTTCGAGGGGTGGCTGCACCGCATCACGACCAACCTGTTCCTGGACCGGATGCGTCGCCAGCAGAAGATCAGGTTCGACGCGCTGCCGGAGGACACCGAGCGCCTGGCCGGCCGGGAGGCCAGCCCGGAGGCCGTGTACGCCGAGAGCCATCTGGACGCCGACGTCGAGGCCGCCCTCGCCGCGCTGCCGCCGGACTTCCGGGCCGCGGTCGTGCTGTGCGACATCGAGCAGCTCTCCTACGAGGAGATCGCGCAGACGCTCGGGGTCAAGCTCGGCACCGTCCGCAGCCGGATCTCCCGGGGCCGGGCGATGCTGCGCGCCGCGCTCGCCGACCGCGCCCCGCGTGGCATGGCGGTGGCGGCTGACGACGGGGTCTCGAACGCCGCGGCGGCGCCGTCCACGGGGTCGTCCCAGGCCCAGGCGGAGACCAGCGGCTCCTGGGAACGGCCACCGGCGGGCGCCACGGGTGCCACCGGTGCGCCGGGTTCGGGCGAGAGTCAGCTCGCGGTCGACGCCGCCGCCGTCGAACCAGACAGGTCGGGGCGTCGCGGTCGCCGGACCGACCGCCGGCGAGGTCCGGTGAGTAGTGCCGTCGGAGCCGAGGGCGGTGCTCCGCGGGAGCGGCGGGCGTGA
- a CDS encoding alkaline phosphatase D family protein produces the protein MRPGRRAVLLGGIGGLAAAVVAGCGGGSGSAPSPAPTLRAPTPIPGIRDGVFSLGVASGDPLPDGVILWTRLAPEPTAGGGMPRRDVEVDWQVARDERFADVVRAGTQLATTSFAHSVHVDVRGLEPGRDYYYRFRAGDVLSPVGRTRTAAAPGSPGGELSFALASCQDFQNGYWPAFDAIAGDRPDLVLHVGDYIYEYDPDSRYPDRRHTTPEKPGFDQLQTLADYRNRYGQYKADPALQAAHHVAPWVVAWDDHEVENNYAGLVDESGDTGDRHQDRQAFARQRAAAYQAYYEHMPIRAELDPGSPDLRIYRRLTFGDLLTLNVMDTRQYRTPQPGSPADGIGAVRLGDDNTAGTMSGTAQEAWLVDGLRTSRSRWNVIAQQTMAAQLHGQLPGSEVLTNLDQNDGYVPYRTRLLSAVRDTRVANPVLLAGDIHCAWVNDLRVDFDRPETPVIATEFVCTSISSGFFLVSEDFVRENNARLNPHVRYFRGDLRGYTRVTVTPEEWRADMRVVETIARRDAPASTDATWVVEAGTPGAHEA, from the coding sequence ATGCGGCCGGGCCGGCGGGCGGTGCTCCTCGGTGGGATCGGCGGCCTGGCCGCGGCGGTCGTCGCCGGCTGCGGCGGTGGCTCCGGGTCGGCGCCGTCGCCGGCGCCGACCCTGCGCGCGCCGACGCCCATCCCCGGGATCCGGGACGGGGTCTTCTCGCTCGGCGTGGCCAGCGGTGACCCGCTGCCCGACGGGGTGATCCTCTGGACCCGGCTGGCGCCCGAACCGACCGCCGGCGGGGGTATGCCCAGGCGTGACGTCGAGGTCGACTGGCAGGTCGCCCGGGACGAGAGGTTCGCGGACGTCGTCCGCGCCGGCACCCAGCTCGCCACGACGTCCTTCGCCCACTCGGTCCATGTGGACGTCCGCGGTCTGGAGCCCGGGCGGGACTACTACTACCGGTTCCGGGCGGGCGACGTCCTCAGCCCGGTCGGGCGGACCCGCACCGCGGCGGCGCCGGGCTCGCCCGGTGGTGAGCTGTCGTTCGCGCTCGCGAGCTGTCAGGACTTCCAGAACGGCTACTGGCCCGCCTTCGACGCGATCGCCGGTGACCGCCCGGACCTCGTCCTGCACGTCGGGGACTACATCTACGAGTACGACCCCGACAGCAGGTACCCCGACCGCCGGCACACCACCCCCGAGAAGCCCGGGTTCGACCAGCTCCAGACGCTCGCCGACTACCGCAACCGCTACGGGCAGTACAAGGCCGACCCCGCGCTGCAGGCCGCCCACCACGTGGCCCCCTGGGTCGTCGCCTGGGACGACCACGAGGTCGAGAACAACTACGCCGGTCTGGTCGACGAGAGCGGCGACACCGGCGACCGGCACCAGGACCGGCAGGCCTTCGCCCGGCAGCGGGCCGCCGCCTACCAGGCGTACTACGAGCACATGCCGATCCGCGCCGAGCTCGACCCGGGCTCGCCGGACCTGCGGATCTACCGCCGGCTCACCTTCGGTGACCTGCTGACGCTCAACGTGATGGACACCCGCCAGTACCGGACCCCGCAGCCCGGGTCGCCGGCGGACGGCATCGGTGCCGTCCGGCTGGGCGACGACAACACCGCCGGGACCATGTCCGGCACCGCCCAGGAGGCCTGGCTCGTCGACGGCCTGCGCACCTCCCGCTCGCGCTGGAACGTCATCGCCCAGCAGACGATGGCCGCCCAGCTGCACGGCCAGCTCCCCGGCTCCGAGGTGCTCACCAACCTCGACCAGAACGACGGCTACGTGCCCTACCGGACGCGCCTGCTCTCGGCCGTGCGCGACACCCGGGTCGCGAACCCGGTGCTGCTCGCCGGGGACATCCACTGCGCCTGGGTGAACGACCTGCGGGTCGACTTCGACCGCCCGGAGACCCCGGTGATCGCCACCGAGTTCGTCTGCACGTCGATCAGCTCGGGCTTCTTCCTCGTCAGCGAGGACTTCGTCCGGGAGAACAACGCGCGGCTCAACCCGCACGTGCGCTATTTCCGCGGTGATCTTCGGGGCTACACCCGGGTCACCGTGACGCCCGAGGAGTGGCGGGCCGACATGCGGGTCGTCGAGACCATCGCCAGGCGCGACGCCCCCGCCTCGACTGACGCGACCTGGGTCGTCGAGGCCGGGACACCCGGCGCGCACGAGGCCTGA
- a CDS encoding anti-sigma factor family protein → MSSHLGERLTPLVDGQLSHDERDRALAHLACCSDCQAEVAEQRRLKARLSALATPALPSTLTSTLLSLGAREYQAARPAPAPPRRMPAMASGFVAEGSAPRRSVRPAASPARQAGLVRTGRPARPGGAPSRPGAFPGRSVALVGRPPGAVSPRVPAGSGRLTAGAPGCGAPGVALADPGVAVHATGHSRPAVITPRPRRHGRMRRTLVGSAAFMLLAVSGAALADGRPVPRRPDQTSVPTVATVIPAKAPAAGVPRPAQMIASVSFPRRP, encoded by the coding sequence GTGAGCAGCCATCTCGGTGAGCGCCTCACCCCCCTGGTCGACGGGCAGCTCAGCCACGACGAGCGGGATCGCGCGCTGGCACACCTGGCCTGCTGCTCCGACTGTCAGGCGGAGGTAGCCGAGCAGCGCAGGCTCAAGGCCCGGCTCTCCGCCCTGGCCACTCCCGCCCTCCCCAGCACGTTGACCTCCACGCTGCTCAGCCTCGGCGCTCGCGAGTACCAGGCCGCGCGGCCCGCGCCGGCCCCCCCGCGCAGAATGCCCGCGATGGCCAGCGGTTTCGTCGCCGAGGGATCCGCCCCGCGCAGGTCGGTTCGCCCGGCCGCCTCGCCGGCGCGCCAGGCGGGCCTGGTCCGCACCGGCCGCCCCGCTCGACCGGGCGGTGCGCCGTCCCGGCCGGGAGCCTTCCCCGGCCGGTCGGTCGCACTCGTCGGACGTCCGCCGGGGGCCGTGTCGCCCCGGGTCCCGGCCGGGTCCGGGCGGCTCACCGCCGGCGCACCGGGGTGCGGTGCGCCCGGTGTCGCTCTGGCCGACCCCGGGGTTGCCGTACACGCCACGGGGCACAGCCGACCGGCGGTCATCACCCCCCGGCCGCGCCGGCACGGCCGGATGCGGCGGACGCTCGTCGGGTCGGCCGCGTTCATGCTGCTCGCGGTCAGCGGCGCGGCGCTCGCGGACGGGCGCCCGGTGCCCCGGAGGCCGGACCAGACCTCGGTCCCCACGGTCGCGACCGTGATCCCGGCGAAGGCCCCGGCGGCCGGTGTTCCCCGCCCGGCCCAGATGATCGCCTCGGTGTCCTTCCCGCGGCGTCCCTAG
- the tatB gene encoding Sec-independent protein translocase protein TatB, protein MFNGVGWGEVVVLLLIGLFVFGPDRLPRAARDAGRMLRQFRQMANGMRNDLRSELADLDLRDLHPKTFVRKHLFEGDDDDSLFPAYPGKRTSFESLLGEDEPPVTPALTKAHLPTGAESGPAARAGGAKPVNRPSLTKPSPTGGTAVAASPPTPAPAPVRVERAEPKSTPPPFDPDTT, encoded by the coding sequence GTGTTCAACGGCGTCGGGTGGGGCGAGGTAGTCGTACTGCTCCTGATCGGGCTGTTCGTCTTCGGCCCCGATCGGCTGCCCAGGGCCGCCCGCGACGCGGGCCGGATGCTGCGCCAGTTCCGCCAGATGGCGAACGGCATGCGCAACGACCTGCGCTCCGAGCTGGCCGACCTCGACCTGCGGGACCTGCATCCCAAGACCTTCGTCCGCAAGCACCTCTTCGAGGGCGATGACGACGACTCCCTGTTCCCTGCCTACCCGGGCAAGCGGACGTCGTTCGAGTCGCTGCTGGGCGAGGACGAGCCGCCGGTCACGCCCGCGCTGACCAAGGCCCACCTGCCGACCGGCGCCGAGAGCGGTCCGGCGGCCAGGGCTGGCGGCGCGAAGCCGGTGAACCGGCCGTCACTGACCAAGCCGAGCCCGACCGGCGGAACCGCTGTCGCGGCCAGTCCGCCCACGCCAGCCCCGGCACCGGTGCGCGTGGAGCGGGCGGAGCCGAAGTCGACTCCGCCCCCGTTCGACCCCGACACGACCTGA
- a CDS encoding ATP-binding protein, with protein sequence MAPDPVLDLLAAQMAQDILPARVRDLVLAALDGDGPLAAELARRGGTPGADEPDDGATSGDGTAPGDSASGGTAPGGGRGSGEPAVHLESISVQGFRGIGPPAVLPLRPGPGLTLVTGRNGSGKSSFAEAAEIALTGDTRRWSRRTAVWRGGWRNLHSSGPARVEVTCTVEGRPGPVTVARNWPEGAGLDEGAGEIRAADGEPWSPSGWAWALSAYRPFLSYAELGDLLGGRPSAMFDALHAILGLDEMVDTARRLSAARGRFAEAARRSREEHSALLAALRRSTDPRAAAAADALRDTERPDLDRAWTIAAGLPAAPGTAPPAKPAAPRDPAAPRAMVELRAMVELRVPAESDVRELAGRLRALGAEKVRLAATAAGDAARLTDLLAAALDHHEHQNAVHAGGPSAESPADGDRGQGASGSRPCPVCGVGRLDERWWHTTRAEVTRQRERAAAVLAVRAGLAAALTDVALLVTPSPEPLTTAEPPAPSGSPAAPTPPAADAPPTTEGSTAGLAGLAAAADTAWRRWARLRDGSDPLAVADGLESTHPALLRAVEALRAAARDELDRADADWRPLAARVTAWVGAARAVDAGAGVLADLRQALDWLREATQRLRDERMRPFAQRSARIWSMLRQESNVELGPVRLTGSANQRRVDLDVTVDGVDGAALGVMSQGELHALGLALFLPRATSDASPFRFLVIDDPVQSMDPAKVDGLARVLAEVAETRQVVVLTHDDRLADAVRRLRLPATVLDVVRREGSLVRLRGNLDPVGRHLADARALARTGDLPRDLAMLLVPAMCRSAVETACNEVVRRRRLGAGARHAEVEAALAAAHSVNEKAALALFDDARRARGVLRRLDGHAPWAADTFRAVRDGVHVGYDGDLLALVRDTGRLTDHIRTLA encoded by the coding sequence ATGGCCCCCGACCCGGTGCTCGACCTGCTCGCCGCGCAGATGGCGCAGGATATTCTGCCGGCGCGGGTCCGTGACCTGGTCCTGGCCGCTCTCGACGGCGACGGCCCGCTCGCCGCGGAGCTCGCCCGACGCGGCGGGACGCCCGGTGCCGACGAGCCGGACGACGGCGCCACCTCCGGCGACGGCACCGCCCCGGGCGACAGCGCCTCAGGCGGCACCGCCCCGGGTGGCGGGAGGGGGTCGGGTGAGCCGGCCGTCCACCTGGAGTCGATCAGCGTTCAGGGGTTCCGCGGCATCGGACCGCCCGCGGTACTCCCGCTCCGGCCCGGCCCGGGGCTGACCCTCGTCACGGGACGTAACGGTTCGGGCAAGTCCAGTTTCGCGGAGGCCGCCGAGATCGCCCTGACGGGCGACACCCGCCGCTGGTCACGGCGGACGGCGGTCTGGCGTGGCGGCTGGCGCAACCTGCACAGCTCCGGACCCGCCCGCGTCGAGGTGACCTGCACGGTGGAGGGCCGCCCCGGACCGGTCACCGTCGCCCGGAACTGGCCGGAGGGCGCCGGCCTGGACGAGGGCGCCGGCGAGATCCGCGCCGCGGACGGTGAGCCGTGGTCACCATCCGGATGGGCCTGGGCACTGTCCGCCTACCGGCCGTTCCTGTCCTACGCCGAACTGGGCGATCTCCTCGGTGGGCGGCCCAGCGCGATGTTCGACGCGCTGCACGCGATCCTCGGACTGGACGAGATGGTCGACACGGCGCGGCGCCTGAGCGCGGCCCGCGGCCGGTTCGCCGAGGCCGCGCGCCGCTCACGGGAGGAGCACAGCGCCCTGCTCGCGGCGCTGCGGCGCAGCACGGACCCGCGGGCCGCCGCGGCCGCCGACGCACTGCGGGACACCGAACGTCCCGATCTCGACCGGGCCTGGACCATCGCGGCGGGCCTGCCCGCGGCCCCTGGCACCGCGCCGCCCGCGAAGCCGGCGGCGCCACGGGATCCGGCGGCGCCACGGGCGATGGTGGAGCTGCGGGCGATGGTGGAGCTGCGGGTGCCGGCGGAGTCCGACGTCCGGGAGCTCGCCGGGCGGCTGCGCGCGCTCGGGGCCGAGAAGGTCAGGCTGGCGGCGACGGCGGCCGGCGACGCGGCCCGTCTCACCGACCTGCTGGCCGCCGCGCTCGACCACCACGAGCACCAGAACGCCGTCCACGCGGGTGGTCCGTCAGCTGAGAGTCCCGCCGATGGCGATCGGGGCCAGGGCGCGAGCGGCAGCCGACCTTGCCCGGTCTGCGGGGTCGGGCGGCTCGACGAGCGGTGGTGGCACACGACGCGGGCGGAGGTCACCCGCCAGCGGGAGCGGGCCGCGGCCGTGCTCGCCGTGCGCGCCGGCCTCGCCGCCGCGCTGACCGACGTCGCGTTGCTGGTCACACCCAGCCCCGAGCCGCTCACCACCGCTGAGCCGCCGGCTCCCTCCGGGTCGCCGGCCGCCCCCACTCCGCCGGCCGCCGACGCGCCGCCGACCACCGAGGGGAGCACCGCCGGGCTGGCAGGGCTGGCCGCGGCCGCCGACACGGCCTGGCGCCGCTGGGCGCGGCTGCGCGACGGCTCCGACCCGCTGGCCGTCGCGGACGGGCTCGAATCCACCCACCCCGCGCTGCTGCGGGCGGTCGAGGCCCTGCGGGCGGCCGCCCGCGACGAGCTCGACCGCGCCGACGCCGACTGGCGTCCGCTCGCCGCCCGGGTCACCGCCTGGGTCGGGGCGGCCCGGGCGGTCGACGCCGGCGCCGGAGTCCTGGCCGACCTCCGCCAGGCTCTCGACTGGCTGCGCGAGGCCACCCAGCGGCTGCGGGACGAACGGATGCGGCCCTTCGCGCAGCGGTCGGCGCGGATCTGGTCGATGCTGCGGCAGGAGAGCAACGTCGAGCTGGGCCCGGTGCGCCTCACCGGCAGCGCCAACCAGCGGCGCGTCGACCTCGACGTCACCGTCGACGGGGTGGACGGCGCCGCCCTCGGCGTGATGAGCCAGGGCGAGCTGCACGCGCTGGGGCTGGCGCTGTTCCTGCCCCGCGCGACCAGCGACGCCAGCCCGTTCCGCTTCCTCGTCATCGACGACCCCGTCCAGTCGATGGACCCGGCGAAGGTGGACGGGCTGGCCCGGGTGCTCGCCGAGGTCGCCGAGACCCGGCAGGTCGTCGTGCTCACCCATGATGATCGACTGGCCGACGCGGTGCGTCGGCTGCGGCTGCCGGCCACGGTGCTCGACGTGGTCCGTCGCGAGGGTTCGCTGGTGCGGCTGCGAGGGAACCTCGATCCGGTCGGGCGCCATCTCGCGGACGCGCGGGCGCTCGCCCGGACCGGTGACCTGCCCCGCGACCTGGCGATGCTGCTCGTCCCGGCGATGTGCCGGTCGGCGGTCGAGACGGCGTGCAACGAAGTGGTCCGGCGCCGCCGGCTCGGGGCGGGGGCCCGTCACGCCGAGGTCGAGGCGGCGCTCGCGGCGGCGCACTCGGTGAACGAGAAGGCCGCGCTGGCCCTGTTCGACGACGCGCGCCGGGCCCGCGGCGTCCTGCGTCGCCTGGACGGCCACGCGCCATGGGCCGCCGACACCTTCCGGGCCGTCCGGGACGGCGTGCACGTCGGGTATGACGGCGACCTGCTGGCCCTGGTCCGCGACACCGGCCGGCTGACCGACCACATCCGGACCCTGGCTTGA
- a CDS encoding PHP domain-containing protein: MDLHAHSTASDGSASPEELVRLAAATGLQVLALTDHDTTGGIDRAAAALPTGLTLVPGAEISCRVVVHGHQISMHVLAYLFDRAEPRFAAVRARLREERATHARRMVERLAAAGHPVRWERVQELARGTVGRPHVAAALVEAGLVPDVNSAFSREWIGAGGRFWAEKAQPDVHETLRLIRNAGGVSVFAHPFASARGKTVGPDIIVAMARDGLTGVEVDHPDHPPQARAQLREIAADLDLVITGSSDFHGDHDRRSLGSETTSRDSYEALVAKASGSSPIRG; this comes from the coding sequence ATCGACCTGCACGCCCATTCGACCGCGTCGGACGGGTCGGCCAGCCCGGAGGAGCTTGTCCGGCTGGCCGCCGCGACCGGCCTCCAGGTGCTCGCGCTGACCGACCACGACACCACCGGCGGGATCGACCGGGCCGCGGCGGCGCTGCCCACCGGCCTGACGCTGGTGCCCGGCGCGGAGATCTCCTGCCGGGTCGTGGTGCACGGGCACCAGATCTCGATGCACGTCCTGGCCTACCTTTTCGACCGGGCCGAGCCCCGGTTCGCCGCGGTCCGGGCCCGACTGCGCGAGGAGCGGGCCACGCACGCCCGCCGGATGGTGGAGCGGCTCGCCGCGGCCGGTCACCCGGTGCGCTGGGAGCGGGTCCAGGAGCTGGCCCGGGGCACCGTCGGACGTCCGCACGTGGCGGCCGCGCTGGTGGAGGCGGGGCTGGTCCCCGACGTGAACAGCGCGTTCAGCCGCGAGTGGATCGGCGCGGGCGGGCGCTTCTGGGCCGAGAAGGCCCAGCCGGACGTCCACGAGACCCTGCGGCTGATCCGGAACGCCGGGGGTGTGAGCGTGTTCGCGCACCCGTTCGCCAGTGCCCGTGGCAAGACCGTCGGGCCGGACATCATCGTCGCCATGGCCCGGGACGGGCTGACCGGCGTCGAGGTGGACCACCCGGATCACCCACCGCAGGCCCGGGCGCAGTTGCGGGAGATCGCCGCCGATCTCGATCTGGTGATCACCGGCTCGAGCGACTTCCACGGGGACCACGATCGGCGGAGCCTCGGGTCGGAGACCACGTCCAGGGACAGCTACGAGGCGTTGGTCGCGAAGGCCAGCGGTTCCAGCCCGATCCGCGGGTAG
- a CDS encoding S1C family serine protease, with amino-acid sequence MITAVIAGLLGGATGGWVTSLVLGDSVGASPAASAAAAPTVIDPGSVAGVVARVMPSVVTIDVTAGAEGGNGSGVIIRSEGYVLTNNHVVAPAVNAGGQVMITMSDGAEPVLAEIVGRDARSDLAVLHIPGASGLPAATLGRSGSLVAGAPVIAIGAPFGLSGTVTTGIVSALDRNPTVPAEGGGASVIIGAIQIDAAINPGNSGGPLLDARGQVVGLNTAIATAPGGQAPSGSVGVGFAIPIDYAASVADEIIRTGRATHPYTGVSAATVTAAEARARGTTPGAIIRDVEPAGPAAAAGLLPGDIITRVDDTVVTSTNDLTGATRLRHVGDTVTVTFRRNGAESTARVVLQEQPTS; translated from the coding sequence GTGATCACGGCGGTGATCGCCGGGCTGCTGGGGGGAGCGACCGGGGGCTGGGTGACCAGCCTGGTACTGGGCGACTCCGTGGGGGCGTCGCCGGCGGCGTCCGCCGCGGCCGCGCCCACGGTCATCGACCCCGGTTCGGTGGCCGGGGTGGTCGCGCGGGTGATGCCGTCCGTCGTGACCATCGACGTGACGGCGGGGGCCGAGGGCGGGAACGGCTCCGGGGTGATCATTCGGTCCGAGGGCTACGTGCTCACCAACAACCATGTCGTCGCGCCGGCGGTGAACGCGGGTGGCCAGGTGATGATCACGATGAGTGACGGTGCCGAGCCGGTGCTCGCCGAGATCGTCGGGCGGGACGCCCGCTCGGATCTCGCGGTGCTGCACATCCCCGGTGCCTCCGGGCTGCCCGCGGCGACGCTGGGGCGGTCAGGTTCGCTGGTCGCCGGCGCTCCGGTGATCGCGATCGGCGCGCCCTTCGGCCTCTCCGGGACGGTCACCACGGGGATCGTCAGCGCGCTGGACCGGAACCCGACCGTGCCCGCCGAGGGCGGCGGGGCTTCTGTGATCATCGGTGCGATCCAGATCGACGCGGCGATCAATCCCGGGAACTCCGGTGGCCCGCTGCTCGACGCCCGAGGCCAGGTCGTCGGCCTGAACACGGCGATCGCGACGGCACCGGGCGGCCAGGCGCCGTCGGGCAGCGTCGGGGTCGGGTTCGCGATCCCGATCGACTACGCCGCGTCGGTGGCGGACGAGATCATCCGGACGGGGCGGGCCACCCACCCCTACACCGGGGTGTCGGCCGCGACGGTCACCGCCGCCGAGGCCCGGGCACGCGGTACCACCCCGGGCGCGATCATCCGTGACGTCGAGCCGGCGGGGCCCGCGGCCGCGGCCGGACTGCTGCCGGGCGACATCATCACCCGGGTCGACGACACCGTCGTCACCAGCACGAACGATCTCACCGGGGCCACCCGGCTGCGCCATGTCGGGGACACGGTGACCGTGACCTTCCGGCGCAACGGAGCGGAGAGCACCGCGCGGGTGGTCCTCCAGGAACAGCCGACCAGCTGA
- a CDS encoding Mrp/NBP35 family ATP-binding protein: MPPALPSSDAIQSALATVLDPEIGRPITELDMVDSVHVRDDGSVDVVVLLTVSGCPMRDEITSRVTRAVTGVDGVRDVRVTLEVMTAEQRSALHEKLRGGTPQRVIPFAQPGSMTRVYGVASGKGGVGKSSVTVNLAAAMAQSGLAVGVLDADIYGHSVPRMLGIDRPPTQVEKMIMPPQAHGVKVISTGMFTRGNEPVTWRGPMLHRALEQFLSDVFWGDLDVLLLDLPPGTGDIAISLAQLVPSSELLLVTTPQLAATEVAERAGTIAVQTHQNVVGVVENMAYMPCPHCGERVDVFGEGGGAAVAERLTRVLGHEVPLLAQVPVDVRLRQGGDSGKPLVLSDPDSEAGKALRAVAERLTFRSRGLSGRSLDISPARR; encoded by the coding sequence TTGCCACCAGCCCTGCCTTCGTCCGACGCCATCCAGTCCGCCCTGGCGACCGTGCTGGACCCGGAGATCGGACGGCCGATCACCGAACTGGACATGGTGGATTCGGTCCACGTTCGCGACGACGGATCCGTCGATGTGGTCGTTCTGTTGACCGTCTCCGGCTGCCCGATGCGGGATGAGATCACCTCCCGGGTCACCCGCGCCGTCACCGGTGTGGACGGCGTCCGCGACGTGCGGGTGACCCTCGAGGTGATGACCGCCGAGCAGCGCAGCGCCCTGCACGAGAAGCTGCGGGGCGGCACCCCGCAGCGGGTCATCCCCTTCGCGCAGCCCGGGTCGATGACCAGGGTCTACGGCGTGGCCAGCGGCAAGGGCGGCGTCGGCAAGTCGTCGGTCACCGTCAACCTGGCGGCCGCGATGGCCCAGTCCGGGCTCGCCGTCGGCGTCCTCGACGCGGACATCTACGGCCACTCCGTCCCCCGGATGCTGGGCATCGACCGGCCACCCACCCAGGTCGAAAAAATGATCATGCCGCCGCAGGCGCACGGCGTGAAGGTCATCTCGACCGGGATGTTCACCCGTGGCAACGAGCCCGTCACCTGGCGCGGCCCGATGCTGCACCGGGCCCTCGAGCAGTTCCTCTCGGACGTCTTCTGGGGCGACCTCGACGTCCTGCTCCTCGACCTGCCGCCCGGCACCGGGGACATCGCGATCTCCCTGGCCCAGCTGGTTCCCTCGTCCGAGCTGCTGCTGGTGACCACACCCCAGCTCGCCGCGACCGAGGTCGCCGAGCGGGCCGGGACGATCGCCGTCCAGACCCACCAGAACGTGGTCGGCGTGGTCGAGAACATGGCCTACATGCCGTGCCCGCACTGCGGCGAGCGCGTCGACGTGTTCGGCGAGGGCGGCGGCGCGGCCGTCGCCGAGCGGCTGACCAGGGTGCTCGGCCACGAGGTGCCGTTGCTCGCCCAGGTCCCGGTGGACGTCCGCCTCCGGCAGGGCGGCGACTCCGGCAAGCCGCTGGTCCTCTCCGACCCCGACTCCGAGGCCGGGAAGGCGCTGCGCGCCGTCGCCGAGCGGCTGACCTTCCGCTCCCGCGGCCTGTCCGGCCGCTCGCTGGACATCAGCCCCGCCCGCCGCTGA